In Streptomyces capitiformicae, one genomic interval encodes:
- a CDS encoding CitMHS family transporter produces MLTILGFAMIATFLVLIMMKKMSPIAALVLIPALFCVFVGKGAHLGDYVIEGVGNLAPTAAMLMFAIVYFGLMIDVGLFDPIVRGILKFCKADPLRIVVGTAVLAAIVSLDGDGSTTFMITVSAMYPLYKRLKMSLVVMTGVAATANGVMNTLPWGGPTARAATALKLDAGDIFVPMIPALLVGLLFVFVLSYFLGIRERKRLGVLSLDDVLEQQKIVKDGNADAGEKQESEETVLVGAGNSGDGKVRTKKTTGGAGSGTDADTDADDADDDDVEDVRLQGLDPNRPTLRPKLYWFNALLTVTLLTAMIMEWLPIPVLFLLGAALALTVNFPHIPDQKARLAAHADNVLNVSGMVFAAAVFTGVLQGTGMVDSMAKWIVDGIPSGMGPHMALVTGFLSLPLTYFMSNDGFYFGVLPVLAEAGAAHGVSPLEIARASLVGQPLHMSSPLVPAVYVLVGMAKVEFGDHTKFVVKWAALTSLVILGAGILMGII; encoded by the coding sequence ATGTTGACCATCCTCGGCTTCGCCATGATCGCGACCTTCCTGGTCCTGATCATGATGAAGAAGATGTCGCCGATCGCGGCGCTCGTGCTGATTCCGGCACTTTTCTGCGTGTTCGTAGGAAAGGGTGCCCATCTCGGCGACTACGTCATCGAGGGGGTGGGCAATCTCGCGCCCACCGCCGCGATGCTGATGTTCGCCATCGTCTACTTCGGCCTCATGATCGACGTCGGCCTCTTCGACCCGATCGTTCGCGGCATCCTGAAGTTCTGCAAGGCCGACCCGCTGCGCATCGTCGTCGGCACGGCCGTGCTCGCCGCGATCGTCTCGCTGGACGGCGACGGCTCGACCACCTTCATGATCACGGTCTCGGCGATGTACCCGCTGTACAAGCGCCTGAAGATGAGCCTGGTCGTGATGACCGGTGTCGCCGCCACCGCCAACGGCGTGATGAACACGCTGCCCTGGGGCGGCCCGACCGCCCGTGCCGCCACCGCGCTCAAGCTCGACGCCGGCGACATCTTCGTCCCGATGATCCCGGCGCTCCTCGTCGGCCTGCTCTTCGTCTTCGTCCTGTCCTACTTCCTCGGCATCCGGGAGCGGAAGCGCCTCGGTGTGCTGAGCCTCGACGACGTCCTGGAGCAGCAGAAGATCGTCAAGGACGGGAACGCAGACGCCGGCGAGAAGCAGGAGTCCGAGGAGACGGTCCTCGTCGGCGCGGGCAACTCCGGTGACGGCAAGGTCCGTACGAAGAAGACCACCGGCGGCGCGGGCTCCGGCACCGACGCCGACACCGACGCGGACGACGCCGACGATGACGACGTCGAGGACGTCCGCCTCCAGGGCCTGGACCCCAACCGCCCGACGCTGCGCCCCAAGCTGTACTGGTTCAACGCGCTGCTCACGGTCACGCTGCTCACCGCGATGATCATGGAGTGGCTGCCGATCCCGGTGCTGTTCCTGCTCGGCGCCGCGCTCGCCCTGACGGTCAACTTCCCCCACATCCCCGACCAGAAGGCCCGCCTCGCCGCCCACGCCGACAACGTCCTCAACGTCTCCGGCATGGTCTTCGCCGCCGCCGTCTTCACCGGCGTCCTCCAGGGCACCGGCATGGTCGACTCGATGGCCAAGTGGATCGTCGACGGCATCCCATCCGGCATGGGCCCGCACATGGCCCTCGTCACCGGCTTCCTGAGCCTGCCGCTCACCTACTTCATGTCCAACGACGGCTTCTACTTCGGTGTCCTGCCGGTGCTCGCCGAGGCCGGCGCCGCGCACGGGGTCTCGCCGCTGGAGATCGCCCGCGCCTCGCTCGTCGGCCAGCCGCTGCACATGTCCAGCCCGCTCGTCCCGGCCGTGTACGTGCTGGTGGGTATGGCGAAGGTCGAGTTCGGCGACCACACGAAGTTCGTCGTGAAGTGGGCGGCGCTCACCTCGCTGGTGATCCTGGGCGCCGGAATCCTGATGGGCATCATCTGA
- a CDS encoding DUF3574 domain-containing protein, which translates to MQQGRGQWRDASGAIEKERSYELILLYPVTAARKSDRTIEEIRGDYQKAFGQEAVARIDDPGRVNF; encoded by the coding sequence GTGCAGCAGGGGCGCGGGCAGTGGCGGGACGCGAGTGGGGCCATCGAGAAGGAGCGGTCGTACGAGCTGATCCTGCTGTATCCGGTGACGGCGGCGCGGAAGAGCGACCGGACGATCGAGGAGATCCGCGGCGACTACCAGAAGGCGTTCGGTCAGGAGGCGGTGGCCAGGATCGACGACCCGGGGCGGGTGAACTTCTGA
- a CDS encoding class F sortase — protein MTVALVVGGVHWAQHDERTDPAEARIADADADADTRVRGAGAPRTREPLYFTPPPATPTPTTTPRPRPRPTPTSSTRSRTATPRSTPTGRTGPRRPTPTRPAKPKGPASPRPLPPSPAKGLTIRYLGIKAVPVIGLRLDSEGRLPAPPEDKPKLVGWYSAGPAPGGPGTAVAVGHRDTRTGPAIFAALEMIKPGRVVEVRRADGRTAVYTVDAVKKYEKSRFPNTVVYGTRNRPELRLITCGGAYDRRKGYESNVVVFAHLTATRGPARTP, from the coding sequence ATGACTGTCGCGCTGGTGGTGGGCGGCGTCCATTGGGCGCAGCACGACGAGCGGACCGACCCCGCCGAGGCCCGCATCGCCGACGCCGACGCCGACGCCGACACCCGGGTGCGCGGTGCGGGGGCACCGCGCACCCGGGAGCCCCTGTACTTCACGCCCCCGCCCGCCACACCCACACCCACAACCACACCCAGACCCAGACCCAGACCCACGCCCACATCGAGCACACGTTCACGCACCGCGACTCCGAGGTCGACGCCCACCGGGCGGACCGGGCCTCGAAGGCCCACCCCCACCAGGCCGGCCAAGCCGAAGGGACCCGCCTCCCCCCGTCCCCTCCCGCCCTCCCCGGCGAAGGGCCTCACCATCCGTTACCTCGGCATCAAGGCGGTCCCGGTCATCGGGCTCCGCCTCGACAGTGAAGGGCGCCTCCCGGCACCTCCGGAGGACAAGCCGAAGCTGGTCGGCTGGTACTCGGCGGGGCCCGCGCCCGGCGGCCCCGGCACCGCGGTCGCCGTCGGCCACCGCGACACCAGGACGGGGCCCGCCATTTTCGCCGCGCTCGAGATGATCAAGCCAGGCCGCGTCGTGGAGGTCCGGCGCGCCGACGGCCGCACCGCCGTCTACACCGTGGACGCCGTGAAGAAGTACGAGAAGTCCCGCTTCCCCAACACGGTGGTGTACGGCACCCGCAACCGCCCCGAACTGCGCCTGATCACCTGCGGTGGGGCGTACGACCGGAGGAAGGGCTACGAGAGCAACGTAGTCGTCTTCGCCCACCTCACAGCGACCCGCGGCCCAGCGCGCACACCCTGA
- a CDS encoding MFS transporter: protein MDTAPSASRPEQPDSASAATDRPRSHRKVATAAALASAVEWYDYFVFGIAAALVLGDLYFPAGSSSAGVLAAFATFAVGFLARPLGGIVAGHLGDKRGRKPMLVLALTLMGVATTGIGLLPTYETIGIAAPVLLVLLRTAQGVAVGAQWGGAMLLATEYAPEGKRGVYGSFVQLGVPIGVVSANTMFLVVGAATSDGAFAAWGWRVPFLVGLFVLGLAWYIHRHVEETPEFRAAEQALAEQEKGEKSSPLRTILRGHLGTVLLAGGSFAVNTATFYILITGILDYTTRELGMKREAVLTVSLCISLTQLVLIPAAAALSDRIGRIRIYAFGAVGIAVWAVPLFLLIDTGSLLWLAVATFVASCFLSIMYGPQAALFAELFTPEMRYTGASLGYQIAAVFGGGLAPFLMVLLLEATGTSMAVSAYIIGLSLIALVSIKVLANRASSREAEQVGRQEGQPVG from the coding sequence ATGGACACCGCTCCTTCCGCATCGCGTCCCGAGCAGCCCGACTCCGCCTCCGCCGCCACCGACCGCCCCCGGAGCCATCGCAAGGTGGCCACCGCCGCGGCGCTCGCCTCGGCCGTGGAGTGGTACGACTACTTCGTCTTCGGCATAGCCGCGGCGCTCGTCCTCGGCGACCTCTACTTCCCGGCGGGCAGTTCCTCCGCCGGAGTCCTCGCCGCGTTCGCCACCTTCGCCGTCGGTTTCCTGGCCCGCCCGCTCGGCGGCATCGTGGCCGGACACCTCGGCGACAAGCGCGGCCGCAAGCCGATGCTGGTCCTGGCGCTCACCCTGATGGGCGTGGCCACCACCGGCATCGGCCTCCTCCCCACGTACGAGACGATCGGGATCGCCGCTCCGGTCCTGCTCGTCCTCCTCCGGACCGCCCAGGGCGTCGCCGTCGGCGCCCAGTGGGGCGGCGCGATGCTGCTGGCCACCGAGTACGCCCCCGAGGGCAAGCGCGGGGTGTACGGCAGCTTCGTCCAACTCGGCGTCCCCATCGGGGTGGTGAGCGCCAACACGATGTTCCTCGTCGTGGGCGCGGCGACCAGCGACGGTGCCTTCGCCGCGTGGGGCTGGCGCGTGCCCTTCCTGGTCGGCCTGTTCGTCCTCGGACTCGCCTGGTACATCCACCGCCACGTCGAGGAGACCCCCGAGTTCCGGGCCGCCGAACAGGCATTGGCGGAACAGGAGAAGGGCGAGAAGAGCTCCCCGCTCAGGACCATCCTCCGCGGCCACCTCGGCACGGTCCTCCTCGCCGGCGGCTCCTTCGCCGTGAACACCGCGACGTTCTACATCCTCATCACCGGCATTCTCGACTACACGACCCGTGAACTCGGTATGAAGCGCGAGGCGGTCCTCACCGTCTCCCTCTGCATCAGCCTCACCCAACTCGTGCTGATCCCCGCCGCCGCGGCCCTCTCCGACCGCATCGGCCGCATCAGGATCTACGCGTTCGGCGCGGTCGGCATCGCCGTGTGGGCCGTACCGCTGTTCCTGCTCATCGACACCGGCTCGCTGCTGTGGCTGGCGGTCGCCACGTTCGTCGCGAGCTGCTTCCTCAGCATCATGTACGGCCCCCAAGCCGCCCTGTTCGCCGAGCTGTTCACCCCCGAGATGCGGTACACGGGCGCCTCCCTCGGCTACCAGATCGCGGCGGTCTTCGGCGGCGGCCTCGCCCCGTTCCTCATGGTCCTGCTCCTGGAGGCGACGGGCACGTCCATGGCGGTGTCCGCGTACATCATCGGCCTGTCGCTGATCGCCCTGGTCTCGATCAAGGTCCTCGCGAACAGGGCGAGTTCCCGCGAGGCCGAACAGGTGGGCCGACAGGAGGGGCAGCCCGTGGGCTAG
- a CDS encoding MFS transporter, protein MRPGRNRGWLLRLVIAFSFAQGAVSMARPAVSYRALALGADERAVGVIAGVYALLPLFAAVPLGRRTDQGRCAPLLPAGVVLIAGGCALSGLANSLVAMAVWSGVMGLGHLSFVIGAQSLVARQSAPHEHDRNFGHFTIGASLGQLVGPIAAGVLIGGPDMARTSALALVVAGAGAAVAFTSLWRIELPVEPKSRTEQGKRVPVHRILRTRGVPGGIFISLAVLSATDILTAYLPVVGEDRGIAPSVIGVLLSLRAAATIACRLVMTPMLRLLGRTALLTVTCGLGALICAGIAFPVPVWGLALMLAALGFCLGVGQPLSMTTVVQAAPEEARSTALALRLTGNRLGQAAAPAAAGLVAGVAGVAAPFVMLGALLLVSSGIALRSTAAPKRGRGEMGEKGEKGEKGDQDDAGRGDSSRSGASLGRKREI, encoded by the coding sequence GTGAGGCCCGGTAGGAACCGCGGCTGGCTGCTCCGCCTCGTCATCGCCTTCAGCTTCGCGCAGGGGGCGGTGTCGATGGCCCGCCCCGCCGTCTCCTACCGGGCCCTCGCGCTGGGCGCCGACGAGCGGGCGGTCGGTGTGATCGCGGGTGTCTACGCCCTGCTCCCGCTGTTCGCCGCCGTACCGCTCGGCCGCCGTACCGACCAGGGGCGGTGCGCGCCCCTGTTGCCGGCGGGCGTCGTCCTCATCGCCGGCGGCTGCGCGCTGAGCGGCCTGGCGAACTCCCTGGTGGCGATGGCCGTCTGGAGCGGTGTGATGGGGCTCGGGCATCTCTCCTTCGTCATCGGCGCCCAGTCGTTGGTCGCCCGCCAGTCCGCACCGCACGAACACGACCGCAACTTCGGCCACTTCACCATCGGCGCCTCGCTCGGCCAGTTGGTCGGCCCGATCGCGGCGGGTGTCCTCATCGGCGGCCCGGACATGGCGCGTACGAGTGCCCTCGCGCTGGTGGTCGCGGGGGCGGGTGCGGCGGTCGCGTTCACCTCGCTGTGGCGCATTGAGCTTCCGGTCGAGCCCAAGTCCCGTACGGAGCAGGGCAAGCGGGTCCCGGTGCACCGCATACTGCGCACCCGGGGGGTGCCGGGCGGCATCTTCATCAGCCTCGCCGTGCTGTCGGCGACCGACATCCTCACCGCGTACCTTCCGGTGGTCGGTGAGGACCGGGGCATCGCGCCGTCGGTGATCGGCGTCCTGCTGAGTCTGCGCGCGGCCGCCACCATCGCGTGCCGTCTGGTGATGACGCCCATGCTGCGGCTGCTCGGCAGGACCGCGCTGCTCACCGTGACCTGTGGGCTGGGGGCCTTGATCTGCGCCGGGATCGCGTTCCCGGTGCCGGTGTGGGGGCTGGCGTTGATGCTCGCCGCCCTCGGGTTCTGTCTGGGCGTCGGGCAGCCGTTGTCCATGACGACGGTCGTGCAGGCGGCCCCGGAGGAGGCCCGCTCCACCGCCCTCGCGCTGCGGCTTACGGGCAACCGTCTCGGACAGGCCGCGGCGCCCGCCGCCGCCGGTCTGGTCGCCGGTGTCGCGGGTGTGGCCGCGCCGTTCGTGATGCTCGGCGCGCTGCTGCTGGTGTCGTCGGGGATAGCCCTGCGCTCGACCGCCGCGCCGAAGCGGGGGAGGGGCGAGATGGGGGAGAAGGGGGAGAAGGGGGAGAAGGGGGACCAGGATGACGCGGGAAGGGGAGACAGCTCCCGGTCCGGTGCGTCCTTGGGCCGGAAGAGGGAAATCTGA
- a CDS encoding aldehyde dehydrogenase family protein translates to MKAHDGMYIDGAWRPAAGTDTTEVVNPADEQVIGRVPAGTAEDVDAAVQAARAALPGWAATSPAERGAVIGALRDALAARREEIAETVTAELGSPLPFSQRVHADLPVAVAGSYAELAATYAFEEKVGNSTVHLEPIGVVGAITPWNYPLHQIVAKVAPALAAGCTVVLKPAEDTPLVAQLFAEAADEAGVPAGVFNLVTGLGPVAGQALAAHDDVDLVSFTGSTAVGRSIGATAGGALKKVALELGGKSANVILPSADLAKAVNVGVANVMSNSGQTCSAWTRMLVHTSQYEQAVELAAEVAAKYGERIGPLVNAKQRERVRSYIEKGVAEGARLVTGGPESPREQGYFVSPTVFADVTPGMTIAQEEIFGPVLSILRYEDEEDALRIANGTVYGLGGAVWAGEEAEAVAFARRMDTGQVDINGGRFNPRAPFGGYKQSGVGRELGAHGLAEYLQTKSLQF, encoded by the coding sequence ATGAAGGCACATGACGGCATGTACATCGACGGCGCCTGGCGGCCCGCCGCCGGCACCGACACGACAGAGGTCGTGAACCCGGCCGACGAGCAGGTGATCGGCCGGGTCCCGGCGGGCACCGCCGAGGACGTCGACGCGGCCGTACAAGCCGCCCGCGCAGCCCTTCCCGGCTGGGCCGCGACCTCGCCCGCCGAGCGCGGCGCGGTCATCGGCGCGCTGCGCGACGCGCTCGCCGCACGCCGGGAGGAGATCGCCGAGACCGTGACGGCGGAGCTCGGCTCGCCGCTGCCGTTCTCCCAGAGGGTGCACGCTGACCTGCCGGTCGCGGTCGCCGGCTCGTACGCGGAACTGGCCGCGACCTACGCCTTCGAGGAGAAGGTCGGCAACTCGACCGTGCACCTGGAGCCCATCGGGGTCGTCGGCGCGATCACCCCCTGGAACTATCCGCTGCACCAGATCGTCGCCAAGGTCGCCCCGGCGCTCGCCGCGGGCTGCACGGTCGTCCTCAAGCCCGCCGAGGACACCCCGCTGGTCGCCCAGCTCTTCGCGGAGGCGGCGGACGAGGCGGGCGTACCCGCCGGGGTGTTCAACCTGGTCACCGGGCTCGGCCCGGTCGCCGGGCAGGCGCTCGCCGCCCACGACGACGTCGACCTCGTCTCCTTCACCGGCTCCACGGCGGTCGGCCGGAGCATCGGCGCGACCGCCGGTGGCGCCCTCAAGAAGGTGGCCCTGGAACTCGGCGGCAAGTCCGCGAACGTGATCCTCCCGAGCGCCGACCTCGCCAAGGCCGTGAACGTCGGCGTCGCGAACGTCATGTCCAACTCCGGCCAGACGTGCAGCGCCTGGACGCGCATGCTGGTACACACCTCCCAGTACGAGCAGGCGGTCGAGCTGGCCGCCGAGGTCGCCGCGAAGTACGGCGAGCGCATCGGCCCGCTGGTCAACGCCAAGCAGCGGGAACGGGTGCGGAGTTACATCGAGAAGGGCGTCGCCGAGGGCGCCCGTCTGGTCACCGGCGGCCCCGAATCCCCACGTGAGCAGGGCTACTTCGTCAGCCCCACCGTCTTCGCCGACGTCACCCCTGGGATGACCATCGCCCAGGAGGAGATCTTCGGCCCGGTCCTGTCGATCCTGCGCTACGAGGACGAGGAGGACGCCCTGCGGATCGCCAACGGCACGGTCTACGGGCTGGGCGGCGCCGTCTGGGCGGGGGAGGAGGCCGAGGCGGTCGCCTTCGCCCGCCGTATGGACACCGGCCAGGTCGACATCAACGGCGGCCGCTTCAACCCGCGGGCCCCGTTCGGCGGTTACAAGCAGTCGGGTGTGGGCCGCGAACTGGGCGCACACGGCCTTGCCGAGTACCTGCAGACCAAGTCCCTTCAGTTCTAG
- a CDS encoding Zn-dependent alcohol dehydrogenase produces the protein MAAAVRAAVLPAIGAPLEITEIALPDPGPGQVRVRLAAAGVCHSDLSLSDGTMRVPVPAVLGHEGAGTVVAVGEGVTHVSPGDGVVLNWAPSCGSCHACSLDEVWLCANALTGAGNVYAHRASDGTDLYPGLNVAAFAEETVVAVGCVLPAPAGVPLTDAALLGCAVLTGYGAVHHSARVQPGETVAVFGAGGVGLAALQAARIAGASRVIAVDVSPAKEELARAAGATEYVVASENTAREIRALTGKQGVDVAVECVGRAVTIRTAWESTRRGGRTTVVGIGGKDQQVTFNALEIFHWGRTLSGCVYGNSDPARDLPVLAEHIRTGRLDLGALVTERITLEGIPAAFDNMLAGKGGRALVVF, from the coding sequence ATGGCCGCTGCCGTCCGCGCCGCCGTACTGCCCGCCATCGGTGCCCCGTTGGAAATCACCGAGATCGCTTTGCCGGATCCCGGGCCGGGGCAGGTCAGGGTCCGGCTCGCCGCCGCCGGGGTGTGTCACTCCGACCTGTCCCTGTCCGACGGGACCATGCGGGTGCCGGTGCCCGCCGTGCTCGGGCACGAGGGCGCGGGGACGGTCGTCGCTGTCGGCGAAGGGGTCACCCATGTCTCGCCCGGCGACGGTGTCGTCCTCAACTGGGCGCCCTCCTGCGGCAGTTGCCATGCCTGCTCGCTGGATGAGGTGTGGCTGTGCGCGAACGCGCTGACCGGCGCCGGGAACGTGTACGCCCACCGGGCCTCCGACGGCACCGACCTGTACCCCGGGCTGAACGTGGCCGCGTTCGCCGAGGAGACGGTCGTGGCCGTCGGCTGCGTACTCCCCGCCCCGGCCGGCGTCCCGCTCACCGACGCGGCCCTGCTCGGCTGCGCCGTCCTCACCGGCTACGGCGCCGTCCACCACTCGGCGCGGGTCCAGCCGGGCGAGACCGTCGCGGTGTTCGGGGCCGGCGGGGTCGGGCTGGCCGCGCTGCAGGCGGCGCGGATCGCGGGCGCGTCCCGGGTGATCGCGGTGGACGTCTCCCCGGCGAAGGAGGAGCTGGCCCGTGCGGCCGGCGCCACGGAGTACGTCGTCGCCTCAGAGAACACCGCCCGCGAGATCCGCGCCCTCACCGGCAAGCAGGGCGTCGATGTCGCCGTGGAGTGCGTGGGCCGCGCGGTCACCATCCGCACGGCCTGGGAATCCACCCGGCGCGGCGGCCGTACCACCGTCGTCGGCATCGGTGGCAAGGACCAGCAGGTCACCTTCAACGCGCTGGAGATCTTCCACTGGGGCCGCACCCTCTCCGGCTGCGTCTACGGCAACTCCGACCCGGCCCGCGACCTGCCGGTCCTCGCCGAGCACATCAGGACGGGCCGCCTGGACCTCGGCGCCCTGGTGACGGAACGCATCACCCTGGAGGGCATCCCCGCCGCGTTCGACAACATGCTTGCGGGCAAGGGCGGCCGGGCCTTGGTGGTGTTCTAG
- a CDS encoding DUF2330 domain-containing protein, protein MLVGLQFGSLINPAYACGCGAMVVDEAMQVSVDREVSAVHWDGRTEQIAMRLTVDGNAPEAAWIMPVPDRATVELGDSSLFDALENEIRPVVRTRTHFWPDSDDWPFDWLSGYDSAGAAPPDSDSVGVVGRERFGPFDVARLTATDPDALRDWLADNGFELPDALATELKPYVDAEWEYVAVRLAPEESGEVLTGSLDPLLLSFTSEELVYPMRLSRLAKTPQSLGLYVLADHRMEPRSAIGGQEPELLYAGKVVPEDAVRDFAGSGDLFLTAYQQRFPEPDRISGDHELRRAKADKPYQRVWYHEGGVTRVGGVPAWALTVAGSLALVALAVLFRVRRARSTARR, encoded by the coding sequence ATGCTGGTCGGACTCCAGTTCGGCTCACTGATCAACCCTGCGTACGCGTGCGGCTGCGGCGCGATGGTGGTCGACGAGGCGATGCAGGTCAGTGTGGACCGGGAGGTTTCGGCGGTGCACTGGGACGGGCGCACCGAGCAGATCGCGATGCGGCTGACGGTCGACGGGAACGCCCCGGAGGCCGCGTGGATCATGCCCGTACCCGATCGGGCGACGGTCGAGCTGGGCGACTCCTCGCTGTTCGACGCCCTGGAAAACGAGATCAGGCCCGTGGTGCGCACCCGCACCCACTTCTGGCCGGACAGCGACGACTGGCCCTTCGACTGGCTCTCCGGCTACGACTCCGCGGGCGCCGCCCCGCCGGACTCCGACTCCGTCGGCGTGGTCGGCCGCGAGCGCTTCGGCCCCTTCGACGTTGCCCGGCTGACCGCCACCGATCCCGACGCCCTGCGCGACTGGCTGGCCGACAACGGTTTCGAGCTCCCGGACGCCCTTGCGACCGAGCTGAAGCCGTATGTCGACGCGGAGTGGGAGTACGTGGCGGTCCGGCTGGCCCCCGAGGAGAGCGGTGAGGTGCTGACGGGCAGCCTCGATCCGCTGCTGCTCAGCTTCACCAGCGAGGAACTGGTGTACCCGATGCGGCTGTCCCGGCTGGCGAAGACCCCTCAGTCGCTGGGGCTGTATGTGCTGGCCGACCACCGGATGGAGCCGCGTTCGGCGATCGGGGGGCAGGAGCCGGAGCTGCTCTACGCCGGGAAGGTCGTTCCCGAGGACGCGGTACGGGACTTCGCGGGTTCCGGGGATCTCTTCCTCACGGCGTACCAGCAGAGGTTCCCCGAGCCGGATCGCATCAGCGGCGACCATGAACTGCGCAGGGCGAAGGCCGACAAGCCGTACCAGCGCGTGTGGTACCACGAGGGCGGTGTGACGAGGGTCGGCGGTGTCCCGGCCTGGGCGCTGACGGTGGCCGGATCATTGGCTCTCGTCGCTCTGGCAGTCCTGTTCAGGGTCCGGCGGGCGCGCTCGACTGCCAGGCGGTGA
- a CDS encoding alpha/beta hydrolase, producing MRRSAAVFCGATVVLAGTLTAVPANASASHSTNTVQAAAAKVTWKKCATADYPTLQCASVRVPLNYAKPSGKKITLALSRVPHTAKKYQGPLLVNPGGPGGSGLTLAGFVASSLPKKVAAQYDVIGFDPRGVGKSTPALDCKPGYFNPVRPDSVPSTSAIEKANLKRAQSFAKACGSKYKDVLPYINTISAVKDLDSIRKALGAKKINYFGYSYGTYLGAVYAKLYPERVRRLVLDSIVDPTGVWYEDNLDQDYAFDKRHKALMAWIAKHNSTYKLGTDPAKIEAKWYAMRAELAKKPVGGRVKVGASELEDTFTPGGYYNGYWPFLAKAFAAYVGDKNADPLVEAYQNFAAVDASGDNGYSIYTSVQCRDASWPRDWKKWTKDNWAVYKKAPFMTWNNAWYNAPCAFWPTKSLKPVNVANSKLPPVLLFQATDDAATPYQGGVTLHKLLKKSSLVVEQGGGNHGITLSGNTCLDKYLATYLDKGKVPRGSGKVDAVCKKLPDPKPQAAQQNSAQSTLSTAPGAAATGGDTLHGILGFRG from the coding sequence ATGAGAAGAAGCGCAGCCGTGTTCTGCGGCGCCACCGTCGTCCTGGCCGGGACGCTCACAGCCGTTCCCGCCAACGCCAGCGCGTCGCACTCCACGAACACCGTCCAGGCCGCCGCCGCGAAGGTCACCTGGAAGAAGTGCGCCACGGCCGACTACCCGACGCTCCAATGCGCCTCGGTCAGGGTGCCGCTCAACTACGCGAAGCCGAGCGGGAAGAAGATCACGCTGGCGCTGTCCCGTGTGCCGCACACCGCGAAGAAGTACCAGGGCCCGCTGCTGGTCAACCCGGGCGGCCCCGGCGGCAGCGGTCTGACACTGGCCGGATTCGTCGCGTCCTCCCTGCCCAAGAAGGTCGCGGCCCAGTACGACGTCATCGGCTTCGACCCGCGCGGAGTGGGCAAGAGCACGCCCGCCCTGGACTGCAAGCCCGGTTACTTCAACCCGGTGCGCCCGGACTCCGTGCCCAGCACGTCCGCGATCGAGAAGGCCAACCTCAAGCGCGCCCAGTCCTTCGCCAAGGCATGCGGCAGCAAGTACAAGGACGTCCTGCCGTACATCAACACGATCAGCGCCGTGAAGGACCTGGACTCGATCCGGAAGGCCCTCGGCGCGAAGAAGATCAACTACTTCGGATACTCGTACGGCACCTACCTCGGCGCGGTCTACGCCAAGTTGTACCCGGAGCGGGTGCGGCGCCTGGTGCTGGACTCGATAGTCGACCCGACGGGAGTCTGGTACGAGGACAACCTCGACCAGGACTACGCCTTCGACAAGCGCCACAAGGCGCTCATGGCGTGGATCGCCAAGCACAACTCCACCTACAAGCTCGGCACCGACCCGGCCAAGATCGAGGCGAAGTGGTACGCCATGCGGGCCGAACTCGCCAAGAAGCCGGTGGGCGGCAGGGTGAAGGTGGGCGCCTCCGAGCTGGAGGACACCTTCACCCCCGGCGGCTACTACAACGGCTACTGGCCCTTCCTCGCCAAGGCGTTCGCGGCCTACGTGGGGGACAAGAACGCCGACCCGCTGGTCGAGGCGTACCAGAACTTCGCCGCCGTCGACGCCTCCGGCGACAACGGCTACAGCATCTACACCTCGGTGCAGTGCCGTGACGCGTCCTGGCCGCGCGACTGGAAGAAGTGGACCAAGGACAACTGGGCCGTGTACAAGAAGGCGCCGTTCATGACCTGGAACAACGCCTGGTACAACGCGCCGTGTGCGTTCTGGCCGACCAAGTCGCTGAAGCCGGTGAACGTCGCCAACTCCAAGCTGCCGCCGGTGCTGCTGTTCCAGGCGACGGACGACGCGGCCACCCCGTACCAGGGCGGCGTCACCCTGCACAAGCTGCTCAAGAAGTCGAGCCTGGTGGTAGAGCAGGGCGGCGGCAACCACGGCATCACGCTGAGCGGCAACACCTGCCTCGACAAGTATCTGGCGACGTACCTCGACAAGGGCAAGGTGCCCCGCGGCAGCGGCAAGGTCGACGCCGTCTGCAAGAAGCTGCCCGACCCGAAGCCGCAGGCCGCGCAGCAGAACTCGGCACAGTCGACGCTGAGCACGGCACCGGGGGCCGCCGCGACGGGCGGTGACACCCTGCACGGCATCCTTGGCTTCCGCGGCTGA